GGCCGGCGTCGAGTACGGAAGGACGACGGAACGGACCCGCGCCTCGCGGATCCGTCGCGCGATGAGCTGCGTGTACTGGGAGCCGAAATCGAGGACGACGACGGTGTCGAAGGTGGGCGTCACCGGGCGATCATAGCCCGCGCTCCGGGTCGGATCGGCGCCTCACGAGCCGCGCGACGGCCCTCGGGATCGAAGCGACGAAGGCCAGGAGCAGGCCGGCTCCAACCGCGACGAACGGCACCGCCGCGACGAACGCGGGAGCGACGTTCACACCCCCCGGCAACTCTCCCCCGTGGGCCACGCCGGGAAGCCGTGAACCGGCGAGAGCGGCGAGGAGGAGCGACGCCGCCACGAGGGTCCAGAACGCCTCCGGCGTCAACGTCGCAGGGCGCGGCCCGGGGTGAGCGGGCCGTCGGTCCCTCCTCCAGAGCGCCGCCGCCGCGGAGGCCCCTACGTCGGCCAGGAAGAGGACGACGCCCGACACGAGGTAAGGGACGATGAAGAAGAGAGTCGTCACGACGACGAACCGTGCCGTGGACGACCTGGGCAGGCCCGATCCGAGGACCTCCGCGAGGAAGGGATAGACCGTGAACGAGGAGACGGCCCGCGGCTTCGCCGAGAGGTATGCCAGGAGCGCCGCCAGGTAGGCTGGCGGGGCGAGGATCAGGAAACCGCGAACGGTGCGGAACACATCGGGGAGTATAGGAGCCGAGGCTCAGGAGGCGGGCGCGGTCCCCGTCCAGAGCGCCATCACCTTCCGGACGTACTCCCGCGTTTCGCGATACGGCGGAACGCCGTTGTAGGTCTCCACGGCCGCCTCCCCGGCGTTGTAGGCGGCCAGGACCTTCTCCACTTCGTGCTCGCCGAATCTCTCCGCAAGGCGCGAGAGGTAGAGCGCCCCTCCACCCACGTTCTGTACCGGATCGAAGGACTTCTTCACGCCGAGTCGCCGTGCGGTGGCCGGCATCAGCTGCATCAGGCCTCTCGCTCCTTTCGGCGAAACCGCCCGCGGCTGCCAGTTCGACTCCACGCGGATGACGGCCGCGACGAGGGCCGGATCGAGGCGGTGCGTGGTGGCGGCCTGCTCCACCAGCCTGGCGTACTTACCGGGGGCGGAGTGCTTCGGGCCAGCGGGGGTCCGGATCGACCTCCGCGGCACCGGAGGGCCGTACCGCCTCGACCGGGGGCGAGAAGTAGTCCTTCGGGTCGATCTCGTCGTCCACGATCCGCTCGACCCTTTCCATCGGGAGGACCAGCTCTCCCCCGCCGTAGAGCGTGAGGCGGATCCGCTCGTCGCCCACCAGCTCGTATGCGGTCACCTTCAGGTGCCGCCCCTCCTCGAGGACGACGAGCTCCGCCTCGGCGTACGCCGAGCAGGCGAGGGCCATCAGGGCGACCAGAAGGTGCCTACGCACGGGGGTGGCTCCGGTCGTAGACGCGCCGTACCCGTGCACGAGAGACGTGGGTGTAGATCTCCGTCGTCGCGATGCTCGCGTGGCCCAGCATCATCTGGATGGCCCGGAGGTCGGCCTCTCCGTCGACGAGGTGCGTGGCGAAGGAGTGCCGGAGGACGTGGGGCGACACCGCCGCCGGGTCGAGCCCGGCGTTCCGGGCCGCGGCCTTCAGGACGAGGAAGACCGTCTGTCGCGTCACGGGCTTTGCCCCGGCCCCTGGAAAGAGCCAGGGCGAGGAGGCGGCTCCGCGCCGGGTCGCCCTCGGGCCAGATATCCATCGTGCGACCCAGCGGGCCGAAGAATCGGCGACGGGGACGACCCTCTCCTTCGCGCCCTTCCCCTTCACGACGAGGAACCCATCCGCCAGGTGAAGGGAGCCGAGACGAAGCGTCGCCAGCTCGGAGACCCGGACCCCGCACGCGTAGAGGAGCTCGAGCATCGCCTTGTTGCGGAGCCCTTTCGGGGTTTCCACGTCGGGCGCCTCGAGTAGCCGGTCGACGTCCTCCCGCGAGAGGAGTTTCGGAAGCGTCATCCAGCGGCGCGGGTTCTCGAGCCCCGACGTCGGGTCGGCCGGAATCCTCTTCTCGGCGAAGAGAAATCGGAACAGGCCCCGGAGGGCCGACGTCGCGCGCGCGATCGAACGGGGAGAAGCCCCGTCGGACCGACGAAGCCCGAACCATCGGACGAGGTCCTCCCTCCCGACGTCCGCGGTCGAGAGCCCCTCGCGATCGAGGTGCTGGCCGAAGGCCGTCAGGTCGCGCCGATAGGCCTGCAGGGAGTTCTCCGCGAGACCCTTCTCGACGGCCAGGTGGTCCAGGAAAAGGGGCAGGTCCCGCAGGAAGTACTCGCTCGGAGGGTCTTTGGCAGGCGGCGAGTCCACACGCTGATTCTACGGAGGCCGTCCTGCCGGCGTCGCCGCGGCCTGGTCGCAGGCTCCGGTTCTGCCAACCCTGAACCCCTTAGAATCCGTCTCATGAGCCAGGAACTCGGCATCGTCGGCTACGACTCCTTCCACTTCATCGTCGAGGATCTCGAGAGGAGCCGTCGCTTCTACACCGAGGCCCTCGGGTTCACGGAGGTCGCCCGCGCGTCACGCGAGAAGGTCGAAAAAGGAGGCGAGGAGGCGAGCGTCTTCGGCGCGGGACAGATCCGCGTCCTCGTTTCGACCCCGGCCCGCCCGGACTCGCGCGCGGCCCGCTGGCTTCGGATTCATCCCGACGGCATCTCCTCCCTCGCTTTTCGCGTCCGCGACGTCGATGCCGCGTGGCGTTTCCTCGAGCCCCGCGGCGCGACGTTTCTCTCCGACGTCCAGACTCACGAGGAAGGAGACGGCTACTTCCGTACCTTCTCCATCGCCACGCCCCTCGACGACGTGACGTTCCGCTTCATCGAGCGGCGCGGCAGCTACAGCCCGTTCGCACCGGACTTCGAGCCGGTCGGCGACGGCGTTCCCAGGGAGAACCCGCACGGCTTCGCCACGATCGACCACGTCACGTCGAACGCCTACACGATGCTCCCGGTCGTGAACTGGTATCGGGACGTCCTCGGATTCAGCCGGTACTGGGACGTCGAGTTCCACACCTCCGAGGTCGACGGCGGCCGGAAGATGACGGGGTCGGGCCTGCGGTCGATCGTCATGGCCGACCCTGGGAGCGGCATCAAGTTCGCGACGAACGAACCGATGCGCCCCTACTTCCGCGACAGCCAGATCAATCGCTTCTGCGAGGACCACCACGGGGCGGGCGTGCAGCACATCGCGTTCCTCGTCAAGGAGATCATCCCCGCGGTCGAGAGCCTCAGGGAGCGCGGGGTGAAATTCCTGACCGCCCCCGAGGCCTACTACGACCGCCTCCCGGTCCGGCTCGAAGAAGCGAAGGTCTCGAACGTGGCCGAGTCGATGGAGGCTCTCCGCCGGAACCACATCCTCGTGGACGGCAAGGACGACCGGTACATGCTCCAGATCTTCATGCTCGATGCCGGCGCGCTCTACGGCGACCACCGGGCGGGCCCGTTCTTCTACGAGGTGATCCAGCGGGAGGGGGACAAGGGGTTCGGCTACGGGAACTTCCGGGCCCTCTTCGAGTCGATCGAATCGGCCCAGCGCACCGAACCGAGCCCCCTCGAGGTCGTCGGCTGAGATGATCGACCGGATGCAGCTCGGCGAGGTGCCGCCAAAACCCCACATCGCGTTCCGGTCCTCGTCGGGCGACCTCCGCCACGAGGAGTGCTTCACCCGGGTCGGCTTCGACGGCGAGTTCTCGATCCTCTACCACGAGCGCCCGCCAACGGCCGACCGGACGATCGGACCTGCCGAGCCGGGCCCCTTCGAGCGGAAGGCCCCGAAGTTCGCTCCGGAGGAGCCGCTCAAGCGCCGCCTCGTCCGCGGCGAGAGCGCGCCGCCCGGATGGACCCCCATCTGCGGCAACGCCGACGTCGTCGTCTCGCTGTTCGAGCTCCCCGCCGACGCTCCCTCCGAGGCCGGCCTGGCCAACGGCGACGGTGACGACCTCCTCTACGTCACCTCGGGCCGGGCCACGCTCGAGACGCCCTTCGGAGACCTCGACGTCGAGGAGGGGGACTACGTCCTCGTCCCGCGCAGCGTGGTCCACCGCTGGCGGATTTCCGAGCGGCTTTCGGGAATCGCGTTCGAGCTCCGGGGCGGGTTCCACGTCCCCGCACAGTTCCGCAACCCCGTCGGTCAGCTCCGGATGGACGCTCCGTACACCCACCGCGACTTCAAGCGTCCCGCGTTCCGCGGTCCGCGGCCCGGTCCGCGGGAGATCCTCGTCAAGAAGGGCGATCGTTTCGTTCGCCGCGAGCCGGTGGAATCGCCGTTCGACGTCGTCGGGTGGGACGGCACCGTCTGGCCGTTCGCGTTCCCGATCCTGGCTTACCAGGCGAAGACGGGGCTCGTTCACCTCCCGCCGACGATCCACTCCACGTTCGCGGCCCGGGGGGTCCTCGTCTGCTCGTTCGTGCCGCGCGTCACCGACTTCCACCCCCAGGCGATCCCCTGCCCCTACCCTCACTCCTCGGTCGACTGCGACGAGCTGATCTACTACGTGCGCGGCAACTTCACGAGCCGGCGGGGCGTCGGGCCGAGAGCGGTCTCGATCCACCCCGCGGGAATCCCGCACGGCCCGCACCCCGGTGCGTACGAGGCCTCCATCGGATCGAAGTCGACCGACGAGCTCGCCGTCATGATCGACACGTTCCTTCCCCTTCACGTCACCGAGCAGGGCCTCGCCCTGGAGCACTCCGGCTACCACGACTCCTGGGTCCCGAAAGCGCCGTGAGCGCGACCCTTCGCCTGGGTCTCCTCGGCTTCGGCACCGTTGGCAAAGCCGTCGTCCGCCTCCTGCAGGCCGAATCCGGGAGGCTCCACCGGCAGCTCGGAATCGACCTCCGGTTCGTCGCCGTTGCCAGCCGAGCCCTCGGGCACAGATCCGTGGAAGGCCTGCCCGACGGGGCCCGGATCACGGACGATCTCCTCGCCGTCGCCACGGCGCCCGACGTCGACGTCGTCGTCGAGCTCCTCGGAGGGCTCGACCCGGCAGGTCCGCTTCTCGTCGCGGCGCTCGGGGCCGGCAAGAGCGTCGTCACGGCCAACAAGGCCCTCCTCGCGGCCCGGGGCGCGGAGCTCGCCCGGCTCGCGCGGGACCAGCGCGTCACCCTCGCGTTCGAGGCGTCCGTCGCGGGCGGCGTTCCGATCCTGCGCGCGGTCCGGGAGAGCTTCGCCGGGGACCGCATCGACTCCGTCTCGGGCATCCTCAACGGCACCTGCAATTTCGTCCTGACCGAGATGGCGCGGACCTCCCGGCCCTACGCCGGGGTCCTGGCCGAGGCCCAGGCACTCGGGTACGCCGAGGCCGATCCGGCTGCGGACGTGGAAGGCACCGACGCCGCGTGCAAGCTCGCGCTCCTCGCCAGGCTCGCGTTCGGGCAGGAAGTGCCGCTCGAAGCCGTTCGGACGGAAGGGATCACGCGTCTCCAGCCGGTCGACTTCGTCTACGCCGGGATGCTGGGCCGAACGCCGCGGCAGCTCGGGATCGCGCGCCGGCTGCCCGACGACCGCCTTCTCCTCTCGGTGAGGACGCACCTCGTCTCGAACGACGCGATGCTGGCCCGCGTCGACGGCCCCTTCAACGCCGTCCAGGTCTCGACGGCCCGCGGGGGAGACTTCGTCTTTTCCGGTCGCGGAGCCGGAGGGGATCCCACGGCGACGGCCGTCCTGGGCGACCTCCTCGAGATCGCCCGCCGGGGACGTTCGTCCGGTGTGCCACCCTTCGGGGCCGAAGAGCCCGCCTCTTTCAAGCCAGCCCGTCCCGCCGACTCGGTCGCCCCGTTCTACCTTAGGTTCGTCGTGAAAGACCGCCCCGGGATCCTCGCCGAGCTCGCCTCGGTCCTCGCCCGCCACGACGTGAACGTCGACGCCGTGTTCCAGGCCCCGTGGAGCGGGAAGTCCGCGCTTCCGTTCGTCGTCACCCTCGAGCCCGTCGACGAGGAGCGCCTCGGCCGCGCGCTCGTCGAGCTCGCCGCACTCCCCTTTCACGTCGAGGCGCCGCTCGCCCTTCCGATGACCGCCTGACGCCGCCGCCCGGGACGGCTCCTACTTCCCCTGGATCGAACCGATCTCGAGCACGCGCCGGAGCGGCCAGTCCCCCTCGGAGACCTTCTCGACGCTCCGGAACGTGAGCTTCACGTCGGGCCAGTCGGGGCTCGAGGCGATCGGGATCTCGACGTCCTGCACGTACCCCTTCTCCTTGTGCAGCCACAGGAGGCCTTCTTCGGAACCCAGGGCCGGCCCTGTGATGCTGTATTTCAGGCACGAGATCCCGTCCCGGTCGACGTCCTCCACGTACGCCACCGTCGCCGTGCCGGCAGAAACGAGGAAGTTCGGGCTCTCGGGCCCAACCTTCAGGTTCTCGAGAAGGACGCCGACGTCGACCGAACTCTGCGGTTGCGCAAGGTGCAGCAAGGCAATTCCGAGCGTGACGAAGTCGAGGCTGTAGATATGGGCGGGCAGCTGCACCAGCGGAATGCTGAACGCCGTGGCACCGGGCGCACCCCGGTAGAGCGCCGGGTCCTCGACCGTCATCGCCAGCGCGTCACCGGAGAAGGTCCCGGTCGCGAGCCGCCGTCTGCCGCCGTCCTTCGCCTCGCTCCAGAGCTCGAACTGGCGAAGGGTGAAGGTGGCCCAGTTCATCTCGGCCGTCAGATACCGGCCTTCAGGAACACCCGGCGACACCTGCAGGATCTCGATGCGCTTCTTGTCCGGAACGTAGACGAGAACGCTGCCGCTCTTCGTGCCGGCAAGGTCAGACCGGACGTAGGTGTAGAGCATTCCCTGCTCAACCTTGCCGCTCTTGAACTTGAACTGCTTCACGGACGAGCCGGGCTTGCCCTGCGCCCTCGCCGTTCCGGCTGTCAGCGCCACACCCAGGGCAACTGCGAAGACCGCCCGATTCACCCTCATGATCCCCTCCTCTGAGGCCTCCTGGCCCCCTCCCCGACACCCGCCCTCGCGAGAGACACGAACGTAGCGGAGATCGCCCGACCGTTCAAGAGAAAAGCAGGACCAGGACGGGCGAGTCCAGCGGGGCTCCCCCGCTATCATCGGTCGGAGGCTTCCATGGCCATCAGGCTTCTCATCACCGGCGGCACGTTCGACAAGGACTACGACGAGCTGGCCGGAAAGCTCTACTTTCACGACACCCACGTCCACGAGATGCTCAAGCTCGGCCGGTGCCAGCTGGAGATTCGCGTCAGGACCGTGATGATGGTCGACAGCCTCGAGATGACCGATTCCGACCGGGAGATCATCAAGGGGGTCTGCGAGAAATCCGAGGAGGACCAGATCGTCGTCACTCACGGCACCGACACGATGGCCGAGACGGCCAGGGTCCTCGGAGAGGCCGCCCTCCCCAGGACGATCGTCCTGACCGGGGCGATGATCCCGTACGCCTTCGGCAGCTCCGACGGACTCTTCAACCTCGGGAGCGCGCTGTCGTTCGTCCAGGTCCTTCCGCACGGGGTCTACGTCGCCATGAACGGAATGGTCTTCCCCTGGGACGACGTTCGAAAGAACCGGGACCTCGGGGTGTTCCAGAAGCTCGCTTGAGCATGAGGGGCATCGAGCAGATTCCGGCCCTCTACGATGCCGGCCTCGGCCTCCTCGAGGCGACCGGCCTCGGACGCTGGCGGCGCTGGCTCGCGTCCGGCGCGCGAGGGCGGGTCATGGACCTCGGGTGCGGAACGGGCCGGAACCTGCCCCTCTTCGAAGGCGGCGTCCACCCGTTCGGTCTCGATCCGTGCATCGAGACCCTCCGGGCGGCCCGTCGGAGGCGACCCGGGGTCCCCATCGTTCTCGGTACGGCCGAACGACTCCCGTTCCGCTCCGGTGCCTTCGACACGGTCGTCTCGGGCCTCGTCTTCTGCTCCGTCTCGGAGCCCCCTCGCGCTTTCGCCGAGGTCCGGCGCGTCCTCGCCCCCGGCGGCACGTTCCGGATGCTGGAGCACGTCCGGGCAACGACCCCGATTCACGCCCGGCTTCAGGACGCGGTCCAGCCTCTCTGGACGCGTCTCACCGGCGGTTGCCGGCCCAATCGCGACACCGAGGCGGCCCTCCGGACCGCGCAGTTCCAGGTGGACGAAGCGTCCCGCCGGGCGAGCGGAACGATGCGCCGGCTCGTCGCGCGCCCCTGACGGGCACGACGATCTGCGGAGCATTCCGGTCTCCTTGGCGGTACGATGGCCGGCCGCGCCGGGCCGGGGGTGGCGAGGCGCGCCGAAGGGAGAGACCCGTCATGTTCAGCGACTTCAACGAGGCGAAGTCCTTCGTCGAGAAGCGGTCCGTCGAGATGGTCGACATGAAGTTCTGCGACCTGTGGGGCCGCTGGCACCACGTCACGATCCCGGCATCGGGATTCGCGCCGGTCCTCATGGAGAAAGGGGTCGCGTTCGACGGCTCCAGTGTCGGCTTCAAGTCGGTCAGCTCGGGTGACATGGTCCTCGTCCCCGACCTCGCGACCGGTTTCCTCGACCCGTTCTGGGAAGTCCCGACGCTGTCGTTCATCTGCACGACGCTCGAAGCCGACACCCGCGCCCTCTTCCCCTACGACCCCCGTTCGATCGCCCGCCGGGCCGAGGAGTTCCTCCGCGCCAGCGGCGTCGCGGACGAGAGCCACTGGGGTCCGGAGTTCGAGTTCTACGTCTTCAACGGCGTCTCCTACGAGAACGGGATGAACGTCGCCGCCTACCGCGTCCAGTCCTCCGAGGGAGACTGGAACTCGCACGAGCTCGGCAGCGGCTACACGATCCCGAAGCACGGCGGATACCACGCGATCCCGCCGCAGGACCAGCTGTTCAACTTCCGGACCAGGGTCTGCAAGCTCCTGTCGCAGATGGGCGTCGAGGTGAAGTACCACCACCACGAGGTGGGCGGCCCCGGCCAGTGCGAGATCGAGATCCCGATCCTTCCGATGATGAAGGCGGCCGACGCCGTCATGATCGTCAAGTACGTCACGCGGATGACGGCGAGCCAGCTCGGGCTGACGGCGACGTTCATGCCGAAGCCGCTTTACGGCGAGGCGGGCTCCGGGATGCACTTTCACCAGCGCCTCCTGAAGGGGGGAAAGAACCTCTTCTACGACGCCGAGGGCTACGGCGCCTCGAGCGTCGCGGAGCGCGCCTACATCGCCGGCCTCCTCCAGCACGGCGGCGCCGTCATGGCCTTCACGAACCCCTCGACGAACTCCTACCGCCGCCTCATCCCCGGTTACGAAGCGCCCATCAGCGCCGTCTTCTCGCTCGGCAACCGGAGCGCGGCCATCCGGATCCCCAAGTACGCGAACCGCCCCGACAACGCCCGCTTCGAGTTCCGTCCGCCCGACGCGACGTCGAACCCCTACCTCGCCATCGCGGCCCAGCTCCTCGCCGGGATCGACGGCATTCGGAAAGAGCTCGACCCCACGGCGCTCGGCTTCGGCCCCGTCGACGACGACATCTTCACCTGGGATGCCGAGCGCCGCGCGACGATCAAGGCGCTTCCCACCTCGCTCGAGAGCGCGATGGAGGCTCTCGAGGCCGACAACGCCTTCCTCCTGGAGGGCGGCGTCTTCAACGACGACCTCATCGAACGCTGGACGAAGAAGAAGCGAGCCGAGGAGCGCGAGGTGCGAAACCGCCCGCACCCCTACGAGATCGAGCTCTACTACGGTCTCTGAGGCCGGCCTCCGCCTCCCCGGCCCCTCGTTCCGTTTCGAGCGGGCCCGTCAGAGCGTCGCGAGCGCCGAGAGAGCGCGCGATGCGCGGTCGATCTTCCGCCAGACGGGGATCCCGCCGCGCTGGAGCACCTGCACGAAGTCGTCGTAGAGGCGCCCCGAGTCGACCGAGACGGCGATCGGCTTCCCCGTCTTCCGAAACAGCGCGAGGAGCTCGCCGGGGAGCGAGCCGGGCGAGTGGATGTTCTCCTGGTGCGTCCCCCCGGCCAGGTCGGGAGAGAGGTTGTCGAGCGCGGGCGTCACCGGGATCGGAGAGACGAGGAGCACGTCGACGCCGTCGTCCTCGGCCATCGCTTCCGCGGCGGCGACGAACTGCCGGGTCGTCGCCATCGGCGTCGCGTCGACGGGATTGTCCGCGTGGGCGATGGAGGGGAGGCAGGCGGCGAGCCTGGCCTTCGTCTCGTCCGAGAGGCGGGCCGGAACGAGGCCGTAGAGCTTGTCGAGGACCGAGGAGCACTCGAAGCCGGCGTTCGACAGGACCGCCACGCGGTTGCCGCGCGGGAGCCGGTCGAAGAGCATCGTGAACGCCTTCGTGTAGTCCTCGAGCATGTCGAGAGTCTGGGCGACGACGACTCCGGCGCCTTCCATCAGCGCCTGCGCCACGGCGTAGTCGCCCGCGAGGGATGCGGTGTGGCTCTGCGTCGCTTCCGCCCCGAGAGCCGTCTTTCCCGCCTTGAAAGCGAGGACCCGCCGGCCCTCTGCGCGGAGCCGCCGTGCGAGGTCGACGAAGCGCGCGCCGTCGAGCGGCTTGAAGCCCTCGACGTAGCAGGCGACGACCTTCACCGACGCGTCCGGCAGGAGAGCCTCGAGAAAGTCCGACACCGTCAGGTCCATCTGGTTGCCGTACGAGATCGACGCCTTCGGAAAGATGATCCCGTCGAGGTTCGACGTCAGGGAGACGAGGTAGGCGCCACTCTGGCTCACCGCCACGAGCCGGTCGCCCGGCGCGTCGTGGAACGGGAGCTTGTATTGCGGCAGGAAGAAAGTGTTGTACTGATGCTTGGAGACGATTCCGAGGCAGTTCCCGCCCAGAAGCACCGGGCCGTCGCCGGGCCCGGACCGGGACGAGCGGACAGCCGCCACGATCTCGTCCTCGAGCCCCTGCTTCCCCGTCTCGGCGAAGCCACCCGGGATCAGGATGATCGACTCGGCCAAGCCCGTTTCGGCGAGCGCGCGGATCGCGTCCCGCGCCCCTTCGGCCGGTATCGAGATCACCGCGAGATCAACCGGCTGGGGAAGGTCGGCGACCGTCCGCACACACGGGACCCCGTCGATCGTCTCCTCCTTCGGATGGACGGCCCAGAGGCGGCCGTACCGGATGCCCTCGGACGCCTTGAGGTTCCTGAGGATGATCCGGCCCGGGTTCATCGCCGTGGCCGACGCCCCGAGGACGGCGGCGCTCTTCGGCTCGAGGAGGTTCTTCACCTTCCGTAAGGGTCGTGTCGGCAGGACGGCCGTCGATCGCCCGATCCGTCCCTTTCCGTCGACGGCGATCCAGCGACCGTCGGCGGCGAGGAGGAGCGGGTTCACCTCCAGCTCCTCGAGCGTCATCGGGTCGGCCTCTCCCGCCTGCGCCGCCGCGCCGAACGCCGTGGCGACGGCCCCGAGCCTCTCGAGGCGCTCCGCCGTCGCGGCGAGGTCGAGGGGCGGGTGCGAGTGGGCGCGACTCGGCCGGAACAGGAGCGCGACGGCGGCGTGCGCCGCGGCCGCACGCTCGAGTCCTTCGCGGACCCTCCCCGGCTGGAGGACGACGGTCGACGTCCCGCCGCTCACGTCACCGAACCACTCGGTCAGGACGCCCCCGAGGCCGAGGACGAGTACCGGGCCGAACGCCGGGTCCTGCTTGAGGGAGAGGAGCGTTTCCGAAGCAGGCGAGCCGCCTTTCGCCTTTACCTTTTCGACGACGAGAACCCCCGAGCGGACCGCGTCCGGCATCCGCCGGCCCACGTCGTCCCAGACCCGGCGCGCCGCGGCGCCCACCGCTACGGGCTCGGCGGCTGAGATGGCGACACCCCCGACGTCGGACTTGTGGAGGATCTCCGGGGAGACGATCTTGAGGACGACCTCGCCGGGCGCCGTTTCGAGGAGGCTGGCCACCTCGTGAGGAAGGGCCGGTCCCGGCTCCCCCGCCCAGTACGCGAATCGCGGGACGTCGAGGCCGGCGGCCTGGAGGACCGCGTAGACCTCGTGCTCGAGGAGGGCGCTCCGCCCGGCCTTCCGGACCCGCGCCAGCACGTCTCGCACCTTCTCGATCATCTCGTCGAAACCCCCGGTGAAGGAAAGTAACATGTCGCCGACCGCCATGACGCCGACGATCGAGAAGAGGCTCCAGGATCTCCGCACGCTCCTCGAGGTGGCGCAGGCGATGACGGGCATCCGGCAGCTGCAGCCCCTCCTCGAGCTCATCGTCGCCTCGGCCACCCGGCTGGTCGACGCCGATCGGACGAGCCTGTTCCTTCTCGAGCCCGACGGCAGCCTCTGGACGCGCGTCGCGCAGGACTCGAC
The sequence above is a segment of the Holophagales bacterium genome. Coding sequences within it:
- a CDS encoding lytic transglycosylase domain-containing protein, which encodes MPRRSIRTPAGPKHSAPGKYARLVEQAATTHRLDPALVAAVIRVESNWQPRAVSPKGARGLMQLMPATARRLGVKKSFDPVQNVGGGALYLSRLAERFGEHEVEKVLAAYNAGEAAVETYNGVPPYRETREYVRKVMALWTGTAPAS
- a CDS encoding site-specific tyrosine recombinase XerD is translated as MRDLPLFLDHLAVEKGLAENSLQAYRRDLTAFGQHLDREGLSTADVGREDLVRWFGLRRSDGASPRSIARATSALRGLFRFLFAEKRIPADPTSGLENPRRWMTLPKLLSREDVDRLLEAPDVETPKGLRNKAMLELLYACGVRVSELATLRLGSLHLADGFLVVKGKGAKERVVPVADSSARWVARWISGPRATRRGAASSPWLFPGAGAKPVTRQTVFLVLKAAARNAGLDPAAVSPHVLRHSFATHLVDGEADLRAIQMMLGHASIATTEIYTHVSRARVRRVYDRSHPRA
- the hppD gene encoding 4-hydroxyphenylpyruvate dioxygenase — translated: MSQELGIVGYDSFHFIVEDLERSRRFYTEALGFTEVARASREKVEKGGEEASVFGAGQIRVLVSTPARPDSRAARWLRIHPDGISSLAFRVRDVDAAWRFLEPRGATFLSDVQTHEEGDGYFRTFSIATPLDDVTFRFIERRGSYSPFAPDFEPVGDGVPRENPHGFATIDHVTSNAYTMLPVVNWYRDVLGFSRYWDVEFHTSEVDGGRKMTGSGLRSIVMADPGSGIKFATNEPMRPYFRDSQINRFCEDHHGAGVQHIAFLVKEIIPAVESLRERGVKFLTAPEAYYDRLPVRLEEAKVSNVAESMEALRRNHILVDGKDDRYMLQIFMLDAGALYGDHRAGPFFYEVIQREGDKGFGYGNFRALFESIESAQRTEPSPLEVVG
- a CDS encoding homogentisate 1,2-dioxygenase; this encodes MIDRMQLGEVPPKPHIAFRSSSGDLRHEECFTRVGFDGEFSILYHERPPTADRTIGPAEPGPFERKAPKFAPEEPLKRRLVRGESAPPGWTPICGNADVVVSLFELPADAPSEAGLANGDGDDLLYVTSGRATLETPFGDLDVEEGDYVLVPRSVVHRWRISERLSGIAFELRGGFHVPAQFRNPVGQLRMDAPYTHRDFKRPAFRGPRPGPREILVKKGDRFVRREPVESPFDVVGWDGTVWPFAFPILAYQAKTGLVHLPPTIHSTFAARGVLVCSFVPRVTDFHPQAIPCPYPHSSVDCDELIYYVRGNFTSRRGVGPRAVSIHPAGIPHGPHPGAYEASIGSKSTDELAVMIDTFLPLHVTEQGLALEHSGYHDSWVPKAP
- a CDS encoding homoserine dehydrogenase, which translates into the protein MSATLRLGLLGFGTVGKAVVRLLQAESGRLHRQLGIDLRFVAVASRALGHRSVEGLPDGARITDDLLAVATAPDVDVVVELLGGLDPAGPLLVAALGAGKSVVTANKALLAARGAELARLARDQRVTLAFEASVAGGVPILRAVRESFAGDRIDSVSGILNGTCNFVLTEMARTSRPYAGVLAEAQALGYAEADPAADVEGTDAACKLALLARLAFGQEVPLEAVRTEGITRLQPVDFVYAGMLGRTPRQLGIARRLPDDRLLLSVRTHLVSNDAMLARVDGPFNAVQVSTARGGDFVFSGRGAGGDPTATAVLGDLLEIARRGRSSGVPPFGAEEPASFKPARPADSVAPFYLRFVVKDRPGILAELASVLARHDVNVDAVFQAPWSGKSALPFVVTLEPVDEERLGRALVELAALPFHVEAPLALPMTA
- a CDS encoding asparaginase translates to MAIRLLITGGTFDKDYDELAGKLYFHDTHVHEMLKLGRCQLEIRVRTVMMVDSLEMTDSDREIIKGVCEKSEEDQIVVTHGTDTMAETARVLGEAALPRTIVLTGAMIPYAFGSSDGLFNLGSALSFVQVLPHGVYVAMNGMVFPWDDVRKNRDLGVFQKLA
- a CDS encoding class I SAM-dependent methyltransferase — encoded protein: MRGIEQIPALYDAGLGLLEATGLGRWRRWLASGARGRVMDLGCGTGRNLPLFEGGVHPFGLDPCIETLRAARRRRPGVPIVLGTAERLPFRSGAFDTVVSGLVFCSVSEPPRAFAEVRRVLAPGGTFRMLEHVRATTPIHARLQDAVQPLWTRLTGGCRPNRDTEAALRTAQFQVDEASRRASGTMRRLVARP
- the glnA gene encoding type I glutamate--ammonia ligase, whose protein sequence is MFSDFNEAKSFVEKRSVEMVDMKFCDLWGRWHHVTIPASGFAPVLMEKGVAFDGSSVGFKSVSSGDMVLVPDLATGFLDPFWEVPTLSFICTTLEADTRALFPYDPRSIARRAEEFLRASGVADESHWGPEFEFYVFNGVSYENGMNVAAYRVQSSEGDWNSHELGSGYTIPKHGGYHAIPPQDQLFNFRTRVCKLLSQMGVEVKYHHHEVGGPGQCEIEIPILPMMKAADAVMIVKYVTRMTASQLGLTATFMPKPLYGEAGSGMHFHQRLLKGGKNLFYDAEGYGASSVAERAYIAGLLQHGGAVMAFTNPSTNSYRRLIPGYEAPISAVFSLGNRSAAIRIPKYANRPDNARFEFRPPDATSNPYLAIAAQLLAGIDGIRKELDPTALGFGPVDDDIFTWDAERRATIKALPTSLESAMEALEADNAFLLEGGVFNDDLIERWTKKKRAEEREVRNRPHPYEIELYYGL
- a CDS encoding acetate--CoA ligase family protein, with protein sequence MLLSFTGGFDEMIEKVRDVLARVRKAGRSALLEHEVYAVLQAAGLDVPRFAYWAGEPGPALPHEVASLLETAPGEVVLKIVSPEILHKSDVGGVAISAAEPVAVGAAARRVWDDVGRRMPDAVRSGVLVVEKVKAKGGSPASETLLSLKQDPAFGPVLVLGLGGVLTEWFGDVSGGTSTVVLQPGRVREGLERAAAAHAAVALLFRPSRAHSHPPLDLAATAERLERLGAVATAFGAAAQAGEADPMTLEELEVNPLLLAADGRWIAVDGKGRIGRSTAVLPTRPLRKVKNLLEPKSAAVLGASATAMNPGRIILRNLKASEGIRYGRLWAVHPKEETIDGVPCVRTVADLPQPVDLAVISIPAEGARDAIRALAETGLAESIILIPGGFAETGKQGLEDEIVAAVRSSRSGPGDGPVLLGGNCLGIVSKHQYNTFFLPQYKLPFHDAPGDRLVAVSQSGAYLVSLTSNLDGIIFPKASISYGNQMDLTVSDFLEALLPDASVKVVACYVEGFKPLDGARFVDLARRLRAEGRRVLAFKAGKTALGAEATQSHTASLAGDYAVAQALMEGAGVVVAQTLDMLEDYTKAFTMLFDRLPRGNRVAVLSNAGFECSSVLDKLYGLVPARLSDETKARLAACLPSIAHADNPVDATPMATTRQFVAAAEAMAEDDGVDVLLVSPIPVTPALDNLSPDLAGGTHQENIHSPGSLPGELLALFRKTGKPIAVSVDSGRLYDDFVQVLQRGGIPVWRKIDRASRALSALATL